The genomic interval GCGGATAGCGATTCACTCCGGCCGCGCTTTACTGTTTCCATCCAGGCAAGTAGTATAAAGAAGAACATAGGGAATACCTGGTTCTCCCACACATTATACACGACACCAACCAATCCGATGAATAACCAGAAAAACAAGGTGACGTGCGCGATAGTCGGATCTGTCTTGCGCATCCGGCCCATCCGGTACGCCATGTTCAGCATAAATATCGCAAACAGGATGGTCCCGATTGCACCGGTCTGGACGATAATCTGAATGTACTGGTTGTCCGAGTAGAAGTCAGTCCCCATATAATCATAAATATCGTTCAGCCCATAGTCATCATAAATCGGTGACGAATAAACCAATGCCGCCGAGTCGCCGAATGTGCCAAAGCCCGTTCCAATCACGGGATAATCCGTCCAGATATCCAAGCCGACTTTAACGAAGAAGATACGGCCGGTGTTCAAGCTCCTCTCGAATTGCTCCTGATCAAACGACGAGCTGAACCTGTCCCCGAGTGTGCCGCTTCCACCTTGCTGCTGCTGACTGCTATCGCCCCACATATCTACAACGAAGCGGTCCAATTGATGCACAGGGGTAAATACAAGCAAGAACCCGGCTAAAGCAGTGATGATTACTTGTTTCGTTATTTGTTTATCTTTTGCCAGGAACAAATAAATGATTCCTGCAATGGCGATACCAAGAATACTGCCTCGGGAATACGTCAAGAGCAGTGTACCGGCCTCTAATACGAGCGGTATGTACCATGCCTTGTTTTTGGTCACCCGGAGCAGCGTGAAGCTGGCTGCTAACGCTACGACCATGTACATGCTCATAGAGTTCGGATTGGACAGCAAGCCATAAATCCGTTCGAAATTGGCCGGCGAAATAAACATCTCTTTCCAAGCCTGCGGAATTAGCCATTGCCGCTGGGATAGTTTTTCCACAAACCCGTGAGCAACCAGCACCATAGCGACACCGGTAATTAACTTCAGCGCGTTCAGCATGTCCGCCCGGTTCCAAGCTAAGCGTTTCACCCCATAATATAGTAGGTACATGGTGAGAAATTTACGCAGCTGAAACACAATAGCGACGAGCGACACCCCGGTTGTCAGCGCCGCAACCGCGCCAACCAGACAGAATAAAAGATACGCCCATTCATACCATTCGAGCCGGAAGATGGATCGATAATCCTTTTGCTTGATCGCATCGGTAAGGACCTTAATGACCAATACGAGGATACCGACATCACCTGCAAATTTCAGCCCATCATTGATCTCCACAAGAAATGGCCTGAACGGGAAATAAAGAATGAGCAGTGGAATGAGCAGCTTTGGTTTATACCACGTCACCGCCGCAAAATAGATTACCGACAGCGCAATGGCAAGACTATCGGGCAAGAATAAGCCAATCGTTAATACTAAAATCGTTGCTATTGTAAATTGAATGATTTGTTTTTGATCGTTCATCGACGTTCAACCCCACAAGTTTTTTAAATTCGTTGCAACCTATACCCCTGTTATCATAAAGGGTGGCAATCTAGTAATGCAAGAGTAAAATTTACGCATTCATTAATCGGCACCCCCATCATTCTACCATAAACAGTCAAAAACAGGGGAGAATCGACAGGAATATGTGGGGAAAAGTATGATTTGTGGGGGCGGGGCTGTCGTGCGGGGGCGGGGCTGTCGTGCGGGGCGAGGCTCTCGTGCGGGGTGGGCCGCGGGACTTTTGGCTCGGGCCGCGTGAGTTTCCTGATTTTCGCGCGACTTTCGGCTTGGACATTCTAAATAAAAAAACCGGCTCGGGGCCGGTTTTTTCAGAGTCTTTTTTTGGTAACGTTCATGAGCTTCAATAGCGGCCGGTAATTTTCACTGATCAGGCCGGTTACTTCGACGACAAGCTCGACAAGGATAATCAGGCCGAATAGAATCAGCGTTGATCCCCATATGGTAGCTTCCGTAAATACAATCGCGGCGGTGCTAAATATTCCGCTTAGCGCGTAAATCATAATGACCGTTTGCCGGTGCGAGAAGCCGAGCCGCAATAAACAATGGTGCAGGTGCAGTTTATCAGGTGCCGATAATGGTTTCTTGTGCAGAAAGCGGCGGATAATCGCAAACAGCGTATCAAGAATTGGTACACCCAAAATCATAATTGGCACAATCAATGAAAAGATGGCGACGTTTTTAAACAGTCCCATTACCGCGAGCACACTGATCATGTAACCGAGAAACAATGCGCCGGTATCACCCATGAATATTTTTGCCGGGTGAAAGTTATAAGCAAGAAATCCGAGGGTGCTTCCAAGCAGCAGGAAGCCTAATAGCGCTACGAGCGGATTGCCCATGGCGATACCGAGCCCGGAAATGGTCAGAAGAACAATGGCAGATACACCTGCAGCAAGTCCGTCCAAGCCATCAATCAGATTAATCGCATTGGTGATGCCGACAATCCATAGAATCGTAATCGGGATGGCGAAGAGACCAAAATCGATACGATCGCCAAATATACCGAATGGCAGCGTGACAAAGTCGATCTGGACGCCGCCTAACACGGTGATAATCGCGGCAACCAGTTGTCCGCCGAATTTAGCTTTTGCCGATAGTTCATATAAATCATCCAACACGCCGACGCCAGTAATGATGATTGCTCCTGCTAGCACCGGCCAAGCATTCATGGTCTCCGGCAGAAATAGGAGAAACCCGAGCAGGAAACTGAAAAATATCGCCAGCCCTCCCAGACGGGGCATGATTTTTTGATGAACTTTCCGATCATTTGGCTGGTCAACCGCCCCAATACGGATGGCTAACTTTTTAACAAGTGGTGTTATGAACAGTGATACAATTATACAGACTGATAGAGCAGCGTATACCATGTCAAGATCCTCCCACCATTTCCCATTAACATCATTGGTACTATTGGTTTAATAATTTTTGCTATTCTTATAGACGTCATAAAAGGTTTACAAGTTTCATTAATTCATATAATTACCCTTTTACATTATACCGTTTATATAAAAGAAATCAATATGTATCATGTTACAATTTTTGTACAAGTATATAACAAAAGCGTCACCGATGTGTTGATGGCCGGTGCTATTCCGTCGATGTTCGCCGATATTCCGTTGATGTTCATCGCTATTCCGTTGATGTCTGCCTCTATTCCGTCGATGCCAGCCGCTATTCCGTTGATGTTCATCACTATTCCGTTGATGTTCACCGCTATTCCGTTGATGTCCGCTGCTATTCCGTTGATGTTCATCGCTATTCCGTTGATGTTCACCGCTATTCCGTCGATGCCCACCGCTATTCCGTCGATGCCCAGCGCTATTCCGTCGATACCCACCACCGCCGCACACCGGCCGACATACGTCGCTATTCCGTCGACGCCCGCCGCCGCTGCACACCGGTCGACGTGCCCTGCTGTATGTTAAAACGAGTCCACGTCGCCTTGGGTGAGCCACCAGTCGCTGTGGTGAATGCCGGTGTTTGCGTCTAGGTCGTGCACGACTAATGGCATCGGGCGGTCTGTTTCCTTCAGGCCGTGGCGTGTGAACATTTGTGCTGCGGTTGTTTCCGGGGTGGTCCACAGCTGGATGATATCTGCGTCGGTGAGGTTGGCCAGTGCGCCTTTGGTAAGAAGTTGCCAAATGGATGCGTCGTCGTCAGCTGCTAGGAAATCTACTATATTTCCGATTACGGCTTGTCCTTTTTTGAATGGTACGGTTTCTGTCTTTAGCACGACGTAGCCTTGTAATTGTCCTTGCTTGGTTAGGGCGAACAATCGGTATGTCTTTTCCGGGTGATGGAGGTAGCGCCATTCCAGATAGGCGGCGTCTCGCTTCAGTATGACTGGTTTCAAGGTTTGCGATGCTACTGCTAGCTCGTCAAATTGTTCATCGCATGTGGTTACTTCGTGAAATTCCCAGCCCTCCGGCAAGAAGTCTCGCTTCGCATGACGCAGTTTCCAGTTTTTCAACCATTTTCCCACCGCTCTGGCTGGTTGAAGCTTTGGGAAGACGGATGCAGCCAGTGCGGCGGGGTCCACAATCATTCGGTGGCGTGCGACATCGCCTGCATGCACGGCATTAGTCGTTCGCAGCAGCAGTTCTTTGGCCCGTACTGCCGGGAATCCGTACAGCAGGTTGACGCCTTGTTCGTTCGCGGTGGTCAGCATGGCGTCGTTCAACTGGCGATAGATGCCTTGGCCTTGTGCATCAGGGTCAACCATCGTATCGACGCGCAAGGCTATTTTTTCTGTGACACCACTGATATACGCGTCCGCTACCCATAATGCAAGATGGCCGAGCAATGTTCCCTTGTCTTCGTATACTAGAATGAAAGGATTTAGCGTGTTCGGATGGGCTTGGAACTTCCATTCCCAAGTCTTGTGCGACCGTTTTTTTCGGAATACCTTTTCATATAGATCTTGTATTTGCTGTTCATCACCGTTCTGATAGGTTCGAACTGTCATCGTTTAAGCTCCTTACCGTTTGCAAACTCTGTGCATACAGTTCCCTTTTCCGCTTTAAGTTTTTATAGATGGCCCATAATAATGTATCGGTCCGGTTGGCCTGTTTAAATAGACTAGGAAACAAGTCTTTATATATTTCAAGGTTGTCACAATGCTGAATAAATGTTGAAATAGATGGTTCGAAAAAGATTTCTGCCGATTGGATGTCCGCGTTCGTCAGGTTTGTTTTTAGCCTGTTCAGCTCCAGAAAGCCGTCAAATGCAATTGCCTGGGATGAGAACTCGCTGATGGCTTGTTCTTTTTCCGGTAAAGTCGCTGATATATCCATGACACAATTAATATAATCAGGAGGAATCGGGCAATTAATTTCATATAATCGGATGGTAATATCGGGCATGTCGTTCTCTTTCAGCACATCGGCTAAGATCTGTGCCGTTTCCGTATGGTCCGGGTGGGCATCAATGAACGATGGGCAATAAATGATGTCCGGTTGCAACGAATTGATTTGTTCATAAAATTTATCTTTTGCTTCACCGTTGCTTGTGACCTTTCCATCGGGCAGTCCTAAATAATGAATTCGGTTGATACCTAGAATGTCTTGCACTTGCTCCATTTCCTGCATACGCAGCGTCATGAGGTCTTCTTTACTCAGTTCACTGACACTATTGGAACCGTCTGTCACAAATACACAGTGTACATCGGCGCCTTCATTAGCGTGCAGCCGAATGGCGCCCCCCGGTCCAATGGTTTCATCATCCATGTGGGGCGCCAGTACGAGTACACGTTTGGCCTGTTTTGTATCGGACAGTGTTTTCGAGCCGCTGTAATGGCGCCGCAACAGCAATCGTGTCAGCGGAATGTTTATTGGTTTCAGGATTGTCATCAATAATTCTTTTGCCTTCATTTAAGAGACCCCTTTATGCCTTTCTCTTTTTCTTAAACAGATGATTAAGAAGAAACCGCAAAGCCTGGGAATGGAGCACATATGCACTGATAAAATAGACGATGGCGCCCGTGAGCGCAATAACGATGATCTGTAACATATCATGCCAGCCGCCAATCAGTTGCAGTATTGGGTAAACAACAGCGGCCATGATGCCGGTAGCTGCCGTTATTTTGATACATTCGACGGCGAGATATTTTAATTGCAAGCCGTTTACCAATTTGTAGAACACGACAAACTGTGCACCGACATAGCCAAACGCCATCAAGGAAGCAGCGAGCGGGATACCACGATAGCCGATCCAAGCTGTCAGGATAAAGTTAAGGACCATATTCAATAAGATGGACAGGCTGCTGATTATCAGGATAAGGTGTCCCTTCTTCAAGGAATAAAAGCCTTTGTTGATAATATTATTCAGACTAAAGCATAAAACAGATCCAACATACATGTAAGCAACTTGGGTCGTCGCCATCGTCGCACCGGCTGTAAATTCCCCGCGTTCATACAAGAGCGAAATGATATTCGGCATCAAGACGAGCATACCGATCACTGATGGCAAGAGAATCAGATACATCGACGTCAGCCCTTGTTCAATACCGCGTTTAAATAATTTCCGGTCATCCGTCGTAATCGCTTTGGAAAGCAATGGAAAAATAATCGTTCCAATCGTTACGCCGAATATCCCCTGCGGCATGTGGACAAGATTTTTAGCATAGTTAATGTAGGTAACCGCACCTTCCTGAAAATGACTGGCAAACATCGTACCGACCATTAGATTGATTTGACCAACCGCTACCGTCAGCCCAACCGGAATAAACACCCAGTAAAATTGCCTTACCTCCAGCCAATCCAATTTGCGCCGGAATGTCATCACTTTCTGCGGTATGACGGAAAACAGCATCACGAACAAGGCAATAACCGCACCGGCAACATAACCGATGGCCAAGGAATAAGCACCAATCCGATTCGCAAACAAAAACGCACTCCCGATGGACGTCACGATCACAATGATTTGCGATATCATCGACATGGTGAAGCGGTTTTGCGAATCAAAGAAAGCCTCGAGCACCGCATTCATGCCGATAAATAGGATGGCCGCAAAGAAAATAGCGGAAATGCGGATGGCGATGTCAGTTGCTTGCCCGCTAAACTCCGGATAAAACAACGGAATATAAACAGGCGCCAGTGCCACGCCAAGCAGCGCAATCACCAGACTAATGACGATGGTCCCTTTGAATACTTGTCCAAAATGCCACTCGCCCCGCTGTTTGTCTAAAGCTTCTATATAACTTGGTACAAAGGCATTCTTCATACCATTTCTCATAAACAAGATAAACATATTCGGAATAATGAATGCAGCCAGATACGCATCCGCTACAAAACTATCACCGAAATAATATGCAATCACCATGTCCCGGATAAGCCCGGACACTTTTAACAAAAGCGATGCCCCGATAAAAAGAACACTTGCTAATCCCAGTTTCGACTTCAAACAACATACCTCTTTTTAGGTTATAGTCATATAACAATTATTCTACCATATTTTTTAGCGATTCATAAGAGAAAATGAACAAGTAAAAAGCGGAAGCACTCTTATATGGGGGAACCGCGACGTCCTGGCCGGGTGCGGTGGTGCAGGCCGGGTGCGGTGCGTGGGCCGGGGTGCGGTGCGTGAGGTGGCCCAGGGGGACAGGCTCCTCGCCGGGCGTGCGGTGCGTGGGGTGGCCCAGGGGGACAGGTTCCTCGCCGGGCGTGCGGTGCGTGGGGTGGCCCAGGGGGACAGGTTCCTCGCCGGGCGTGCGGTGCGTGGGGTGGCCCAGGGGGACAGGCTCCTCGCCGGGCGTGCGGTGCGGGTGCGTCCTGGCTGGGTAGGTGAGCAGGCCCGGGGTGCGGGTGCGCGGGCCCGGGTGCGGTGCGTGGGGTGGCCCAGGGGGACAGGCTCCTCGCCGGGCGTGCGGTGCGGGCGCGTCCTGGCTGGGCGGGGCGGTGATCCGCGGGGGTGGTCCTGGCCGAGCGCCCGCGCGCCGCGAGTGGGGTAGCGACGTGTGGGGGGTGCCGCTGATGTGTCGATGTTCCACGCTATTCCGTCGATGACCGCTGCTATTCCGTCGATGTTCGTCACTATTCCGTTGATGTTCGTCACTATTCCGTCGATATCCGCCACTATTCCGTCGATGTCCGCCACTATTCCGTCGATGTCCTCCTCTATTCCGTCGATGACCGACACTATTCCGTTGATGTCCGCCACTATTCCGTCGATGTCCTCCTCTATTCCGTCGAAGACCGACGCTATTCCGTCGATGTCCTCCTCTATTCCGTTGATGTTCCTCGCTATTCCGTCGATGGCCGACACTATTCCGTTGATGCCAGCCACTATTCCGTCGATGTCCGCTGCTATTCCGTTGATGTCCGCCACTATTCCGTCGATGCCCACCTCTATTCCGTCGATGTCCTCCTCTATTCCGTCGATGACCGACGCTATTCCGTCGATGTCCACCTCTATTCCGTTGATGTTCCTCGCTATTCCGTTGATGTCCGACGCTATTCCGTCGATGCCAGCCACTATTCCGTTGATGTCCCGCTGCTATTCCGTTGATGTTCACCGCTATTCCGTTGATGCCAGCCACTATTCCGTCGATATCCGCTGCTATTCCGTTGATGTTCACCGCTATTCCGTCGAGGCCACCGCCGCACTCCGGTCGATATCCGCTGCTATCCAATCGATACGCGCGGCTATTGTGTGGATGTTCACCTCATACCGGGTGCCGGCTTTTTATTCCACAAAAAAGCAGGGGGCATATCCACATGGACTGCCTCCCTGCTCATTCGGGACGCCTGTTCGGGGTATGTTAGCGGCTTAGGCTCCCGAAGTAGGCATCCGACCATTCGTATAATTGCAGTATATGTTCATAGTCGTCTTCGAAATATTCCATTGGGTCGGATAAGTCGTCAAACTGTCCTCCCCCTTCCATGTCATAGATTCGGACGTCGTGCCTCACTGTTTCCGGAATAAACAGGACATCATTATTGAAAAAGGCGCCGGACGATAGATAGTACCGCATGCCGAGCAAGTTGCTGTCATATTGCAGCAGGTCGTGGCCGAAATACAGTCCTTTTGGCTTGACGCCCAGCATATTCAGAAGTGTCGGCATCATGTCGAGTTGTCCGCCGACTGTATCAATCCGCTCGCCGTTCTCCGCTGTTATGCCGGGGGCTTCGATGATGAACGGAATATTGAACCGATTAAGCAGTGAATAAGGATGGCCGAGAAGATCATGCAGCAGCTGCACGTCTTCGTCCTTGACAAGCTGCCCGTGCACACCGGAGTGATCGCCATACAATGCGATAACCGATTTATCCCAAATACCTGCTTGCTTGAGGTCATCGAAAAATTTTCCAAGTACTTTATCCGCATAATGGACAGATTGTAAATAGTTACCTGTCAGTGTGCCTTGGAATTTTTCCGGGAGATCGAGCCCACGCCTAGCTTCCGGCATTTTAAATGGGGTATGACTGGTCAACGATACTACGTGTGCATAAAATGGCTGCTCCTGCTCCGCGAATGCGTTTAATTTTTCCATCGTTTTATCATAAAAATACCCATCAGAGGGGCCAAACCCGACAACATCTTTTTCCTCATAAAAGTTATCCAGGCTGTAGTAATCGTCAAAGCCTAATACCGGATACATCGTACTTCGATTCCAATAATCGATGTCACCAGCATGAAAGGTTGCTGTCCGGTACCCCTGTTCATTCAACAACTTAGGCAGGGAGGGAATGGCTTTGTCCGCTAATTGATCCGATGTCGGTGTATCGCCAACCGGGTAGATCGATGTATTCATCATGAACTCGGCATCGGATGTATTCCCAGCGCCAATCTGCTGATACACATTGTCGAAATAAAGGCTCTCGTCCAGCCAAGCATTGATATTAGGCGTGATCTCCTGGCCATTTACTTCTAAATTAATAACAAAATCCTGTAGTGACTCAATTTGCAACACGATTAAGTTCCGATCTTTGGCAACGTTATAATGCGTATGCTCCGAAAATGGGACCGGTTCATTCCCTTTCATTTGAATGATGTCGTCGACTGTGACATCATTTAACACTTCGCCAGGATCAACCTCACCGACCGTATCCGAATATAGTTTAATCGCTTGTGCGTTCAGCACACCATGGTCCTCGGAAAACAGCGTCTGATCCAATATACGCTTATCTTTGTTCGTTACGAAATCGACGGAAACGATCATTAGACAAGCTACGAGCACAGGAAGCAGAAACTTTTTCGGAAGCCGGACATTTGCCGGATAGATAAAACCTTTTCGGAATAAAAGCAACACACCCAGAATAAGAAAGTCCACAAAATATAGCATGTCCTGGCGTTCCAGGAGCATTATAATACTATCACTAACCGAACCAACCTGATTCATCTGCCCCAAATCATGATATGTTGGAACAGTTCCGAAATAGCGTTCATAGACGGTCATACTGAAAAACAGGACGGATAATAACAAGTCCAGTACCACATATCCAAGTAATTTACCTTTACCACATACCAAGTCAATGAAAATGAAAAGGATAAAAACAACACTCAGTTCATACCAAAATGTGTGGAGTATATTCGAGTCACCAAATAAATGATAGCGAAGAAAGAAAAATTTCAAAGCAATCACAACGGCGAAAAAAACAAAATATGATTTCAAAACCTTTTTTACCTGCACCATGTCAAAAGTCACCTCTACTGAATCATAATAGCACGTAACAGATTTGTAAAGCCGCATATGAGTCCCAGGCACGGGGGCGGGGCGGTCCGCGGGGACAGGCTCGTTGGTCCAGCTTCCTCCCGGTTGCGGGGACGCTGTCGCTCGACTTTGGGGGCGTGTCGCTCGAGTTTGGGGGCGTGTCGCTCGAGGATTGGATGGTGCCAGGCACGCACACAATTCAGAATTGTCTCGGTGCCTGGCACCCCGCACACGAAGTTTCAGGATGTGCTACAATCGGGTTGATTATGTAAGCCCTATCAATTTAGCGAGGGGGATTTTTGATGAATAAAATCAGCTTAGGTAATAGTGATTTTGAAGTAAAGAGGTGGATAATATGACTGAATCAAAATGGAAGGTACTCATTCAAGGTGTGCCAGCCTATTACCAATACCCGGAGCTGCCAACCGGATGTGAGGCGACGTCACTAGCGATGCTGTTGAGTTGGGGACTTGGTCGGGATGTGAGTAAATATGACGTAGCGGATACATTACGCAAGGGTGCCAAAGTTCGATTAGTCGATGGCGAGCGTACAGGAGCGAATCCGAATAAATCGTTTGTCGGCGATCCGTACACCGACTCGGATGATGGTAGTTATGGTGTGTTTGAAAGGCCAATTTTAGAAGCGCTTGATGTGTTCATGTCCGGCCGCGGTGTTGACTTGACCGGTACGTCGTTTGATGCGCTGCTTGATGTCATTCGTTCCGGGAAACCGGTGCTCGCATGGACGACGCTTGAGCAGCGGGAAACATTTTACGGATTGTCGTGGACCGATGCTGATGGCGACGTGATTGACTGGTATGAAAATGAGCATGCCGTAGTGATTATCGGGATTGACGGGGATGATGTCATTGCACATGATCCGCATACCGGGAAAGCGGAACATTACGAACGGGACCTTTTTGAACGGAATTGGCGCTCGATGGGCAAGCGTGCCGTGACATTGGACGCGTAAGGATCTATAGTTGCAAATTTAGGAGCAGAGCCGAGCGCTTCGTATGGTCGCGGAAATACATGCAGGCGTGCGGCTTAGGATGCGCGAGCTCGGTCCAGGCTGGGCTGCGCGACTTTTCCATTCTCGCGAGCGTTTCACTCCGGGCCGCGCGACTTTTCCTGTTTTCGCGTGAAATTGAGAAAGTAAACCTGTCCCCATGTCCATTTACTTCAATAGCTTTTTTAAATTCTCAAGTTCTTCTTCAGTCATTGTGATGCCTTTGCCCATTTTTTCCTTATCTGGGGACCAGTCTCGTAAATCATATTTGGGTTCCCGGTCATTCCAGCTGACGATATTCAGTTCTTTCGTCCAGCCTTTAGGTGATTCGGATAGAACGCCAATCGTTTCTTTGATTTCATAGTTAATGTTAGCCATGTTTCTGTCTCCTTTTATCGATTATACTTTTTCGGAACCGTTCAATGAATGCTTTCTGATATATAGAACCCACCATCAATTTTCCTGCCTTAACCTCTCAATTTCTTCTTCACTTAGCTGTGTTACCTTTGCAATAAATGCTGTTGACGCTCCTTCGCTTATCATGGCAAGTGCCATTTCCTTGATCGCTTTTTCTTTTCCGATTTCCTTTCCAATTTCCTTTCCCTTTTCCTCATATGAAATTGGCAGCTCCATGATTTTCTCCACATCGGGGGATTTTTTAACCTCTTTCATCAAGGTTGCTTCCTCCTCTTCATTTAATGCGAGATACCTTTCGAAAAAGCCGTAAATGACAAAATGACATGGAACCCACCATCAATTTTTCTGCCTCAACCTATCAATTTCTTCTTCACTTAGCTGTGTTACCTTTGCAATAAATGCTGTTGACGCTCCTTCGCTTATCATGGCAAGTGCCATTTCCTTGATCGCTTTTTCTTTTCCTTTTTCCTTTCCCTTTTCCTCATACGAAATTGGCAGCTCCATGATTTTCTCCACATCGGGCGATTTTTTAACCTCTTTCATCAAGGTTGCTTCCTCCTCTTAATTTAATGCGAGATACCTTTCGAAAAAGCCGTAAATGACAAAATGACATGAAACCCACCATCAATTTTTCTGCCTCAACCTCTCAATTTCTTCTTCACTTAGCTGTGTTACCTTTGCAATAAATGCTGTTGACGCTCCTTCGCTTATCATAGCAAGCGCCATTTCCTTGATCGCTTTTTCTTTTCCGATTTCTTTTCCTTTTTCCTTTCCGATTTCTTTTCCGATTTCCTTTCCAATTTCTTTTCCTTTTTCCTTCCCTTTTTCCTCATACGAAATTGGCAGCTCCATGATTTTCTCCGCATCGGGCGATTTTTTAACCTCTTTCATCAAGGTTGCTTCCTCCTCTTCATTTAATGTGAGATACCTTTCGAAAAAGCCGTAAATGAGTCTTGTTCTAGCCGGGTCAAGTTCCATTCGGGCCATCATCCGCAAAAATTCTAGTTTCACCTGCACCTTTTCCTTTTCCGTGTAGCCCATTTTACTTAACAGGGCTGCTGCCGCCGGATTGTCGGATAGAATATAGTCGCGCCAGTGTTTTTTTCGCAATTCGAGCATGAGAAAGTTAAATGTCAATACATGAAAGAAAGGAAAAGACATTTCAAACGTGTGTTGTTCGTGTCGTTTTTCATCGTAACTAAACACAGCAATCGGGATAATTGGTTTTCTATACTTATTATAAAGCATGCTGAAATAGTGATACATTCGTTCATGGAAATGGGGCTGGCTTGAGCTTTGTGGTTCGACATGGATGATTAGAACTGCATCCTCATCTTTGCCTTTTGTTTCCATAACGATATCGAGTCTTTTTGCCTCTCCCTCATGCATGTCGGAAAAAACTTCTTCGGACAGCGGTTTGATGTGTTGAAAATCAATATGTTCATGCACCTCCGGGAAGAAGGCACGCAAAAATTCCTCGAAAAATGTGTGGATCAATTCCTTGAATAAGTGATCGTGGTGAATATACGTGGTTGTGTTTGATTCTTCTCGTACAAGTGTAGCTGCTTGCATTTTAACACATCCTTTATGGGGGAATGAAGAGAGTCAGGATGTATGGTCTAATGATAATATAACACAAAAGAACATCAGGAACAAGTGTTCTAGTAAAATTTTTTTATAATTTTTCGAGCCTGCTCTACAAATGAACCCCCGGCGCCACTGTACCGGGGATTCCTTCTAATTATATTTGGTTTTTTGCTCGGATTTGTTTGTTTCCAGTGATGAGATAGTTGAGTTCTTCTTTTGGTATATTGCTCAGTTCGGTCCGGTTGGAGAGATAAAACGCGACACCAAGTACAATCCAGATGACGAGTGCGATTATTGATTCCACGCCGAGTGCTGCCGGTGATCCTGGAATTAACAAGAGGCCCAAGAACGTGATACTAGCCAGCATTCCTAATCC from Lentibacillus cibarius carries:
- a CDS encoding LTA synthase family protein, which codes for MVQVKKVLKSYFVFFAVVIALKFFFLRYHLFGDSNILHTFWYELSVVFILFIFIDLVCGKGKLLGYVVLDLLLSVLFFSMTVYERYFGTVPTYHDLGQMNQVGSVSDSIIMLLERQDMLYFVDFLILGVLLLFRKGFIYPANVRLPKKFLLPVLVACLMIVSVDFVTNKDKRILDQTLFSEDHGVLNAQAIKLYSDTVGEVDPGEVLNDVTVDDIIQMKGNEPVPFSEHTHYNVAKDRNLIVLQIESLQDFVINLEVNGQEITPNINAWLDESLYFDNVYQQIGAGNTSDAEFMMNTSIYPVGDTPTSDQLADKAIPSLPKLLNEQGYRTATFHAGDIDYWNRSTMYPVLGFDDYYSLDNFYEEKDVVGFGPSDGYFYDKTMEKLNAFAEQEQPFYAHVVSLTSHTPFKMPEARRGLDLPEKFQGTLTGNYLQSVHYADKVLGKFFDDLKQAGIWDKSVIALYGDHSGVHGQLVKDEDVQLLHDLLGHPYSLLNRFNIPFIIEAPGITAENGERIDTVGGQLDMMPTLLNMLGVKPKGLYFGHDLLQYDSNLLGMRYYLSSGAFFNNDVLFIPETVRHDVRIYDMEGGGQFDDLSDPMEYFEDDYEHILQLYEWSDAYFGSLSR
- a CDS encoding transposase codes for the protein MQAATLVREESNTTTYIHHDHLFKELIHTFFEEFLRAFFPEVHEHIDFQHIKPLSEEVFSDMHEGEAKRLDIVMETKGKDEDAVLIIHVEPQSSSQPHFHERMYHYFSMLYNKYRKPIIPIAVFSYDEKRHEQHTFEMSFPFFHVLTFNFLMLELRKKHWRDYILSDNPAAAALLSKMGYTEKEKVQVKLEFLRMMARMELDPARTRLIYGFFERYLTLNEEEEATLMKEVKKSPDAEKIMELPISYEEKGKEKGKEIGKEIGKEIGKEKGKEIGKEKAIKEMALAMISEGASTAFIAKVTQLSEEEIERLRQKN
- a CDS encoding YdbC family protein, which translates into the protein MANINYEIKETIGVLSESPKGWTKELNIVSWNDREPKYDLRDWSPDKEKMGKGITMTEEELENLKKLLK
- a CDS encoding C39 family peptidase — protein: MTESKWKVLIQGVPAYYQYPELPTGCEATSLAMLLSWGLGRDVSKYDVADTLRKGAKVRLVDGERTGANPNKSFVGDPYTDSDDGSYGVFERPILEALDVFMSGRGVDLTGTSFDALLDVIRSGKPVLAWTTLEQRETFYGLSWTDADGDVIDWYENEHAVVIIGIDGDDVIAHDPHTGKAEHYERDLFERNWRSMGKRAVTLDA
- a CDS encoding transposase, with product MMKEVKKSPDVEKIMELPISYEEKGKEKGKEKAIKEMALAMISEGASTAFIAKVTQLSEEEIDRLRQKN